Proteins encoded by one window of Dialister pneumosintes:
- a CDS encoding type I restriction-modification system subunit M gives MSNYTGESNGAAQRAELHRKIWAIADDVRGAVDGWDFKQYILGILFYRFISENITEFFNAAEHEVGDLEFNYADLSDEEAEKDFRPGTVEDKGFFILPSQLFENVVKNAKTNENLNIDLTNIFKAIEGSAVGSASEEDIKGLFDDVDTTSNRLGGSVPEKNKRLVDILTGIAGINFGNFKDNDIDAFGDAYEYLISNYASNAGKSGGEFFTPQTVSKLLSRLVMDGKDKINKVYDPTCGSGSLLLQMKKQFDEHIIDEGFYGQEINMTNFNLARMNMFLHNVNYNHFSIERGDTLLHPRHGEEKPFDAIVSNPPYSIKWIGDADPTLINDERFAPAGKLAPKSYADYAFIMHSLSYLSSKGRAAIVCFPGIFYRRGAEKTIRKYLVDNNFIDCVIQLPENLFYGTSIATCVLVMAKNKTENKILFIDASKEFKKETNNNILEEKNIEAILHAFRNRKDTKYFSRYVELSEIEENDYNLSVSTYIEKEDTREKIDIKVLNKQIEETVSKIDELRASINEIVKELENEE, from the coding sequence ATGAGCAATTATACCGGTGAATCTAATGGAGCAGCACAGAGAGCAGAATTACATCGTAAAATATGGGCGATTGCCGATGATGTTCGAGGCGCCGTTGATGGATGGGATTTTAAGCAATATATTTTAGGTATACTTTTTTATCGGTTTATTTCTGAAAATATAACAGAATTTTTTAATGCAGCAGAACATGAGGTGGGGGATTTAGAGTTTAATTATGCCGATTTAAGTGATGAAGAAGCAGAAAAAGACTTTAGACCCGGTACAGTAGAAGATAAAGGTTTTTTTATTTTACCGAGCCAGTTATTTGAGAATGTAGTGAAAAATGCAAAAACTAATGAAAATTTAAATATTGACTTAACTAATATTTTCAAAGCCATCGAAGGAAGTGCCGTAGGATCTGCTTCAGAAGAAGATATTAAAGGATTATTTGATGATGTGGATACAACCAGTAATCGTCTTGGTGGAAGTGTACCGGAGAAAAATAAGAGGCTCGTAGATATATTGACAGGGATAGCCGGCATTAACTTTGGCAATTTTAAAGATAATGATATTGATGCATTCGGGGATGCTTATGAATATTTGATATCGAATTATGCAAGTAATGCCGGTAAATCCGGTGGGGAATTTTTTACGCCACAAACTGTATCTAAACTATTATCTCGTTTAGTTATGGATGGAAAAGACAAAATTAATAAAGTATATGACCCGACTTGTGGAAGCGGTTCGTTACTTTTGCAAATGAAAAAACAGTTTGATGAACATATCATTGATGAAGGATTCTATGGGCAAGAAATCAATATGACGAATTTCAACTTAGCTCGTATGAATATGTTCTTACATAATGTTAATTACAATCATTTTTCTATCGAGCGAGGGGATACCTTATTACATCCGAGACATGGAGAAGAAAAACCGTTTGATGCTATTGTTTCTAATCCTCCTTACTCTATTAAATGGATTGGGGATGCTGATCCTACTTTAATTAATGATGAACGTTTTGCTCCGGCGGGGAAACTCGCACCAAAATCTTATGCTGATTATGCTTTTATTATGCACTCTTTAAGCTATCTTTCGAGTAAAGGGCGTGCTGCTATTGTTTGTTTCCCTGGAATTTTTTATCGTCGAGGTGCAGAAAAAACAATTCGTAAATATCTAGTAGATAATAACTTTATCGATTGTGTGATTCAACTTCCGGAAAATTTATTTTATGGAACTTCTATTGCTACTTGTGTTTTAGTAATGGCTAAAAATAAAACAGAAAATAAAATTCTATTTATTGATGCAAGTAAAGAATTTAAGAAAGAAACGAATAATAACATCTTAGAAGAAAAGAATATTGAAGCCATACTTCATGCATTTAGAAATAGAAAAGATACAAAATATTTTTCAAGATATGTAGAGTTATCTGAAATAGAAGAAAATGATTACAATCTTTCCGTATCTACCTATATAGAGAAGGAAGATACGAGAGAAAAAATTGATATAAAAGTATTAAATAAACAGATTGAAGAAACTGTAAGTAAAATTGATGAATTAAGAGCTTCTATCAATGAAATTGTAAAGGAGCTTGAAAATGAAGAATAA
- a CDS encoding DUF4241 domain-containing protein: protein MGFFNFGKNKDIKETNHTSWESCHKAQPNMYEKDGKRYMFFTLKEGVDTVLCLQPAEVYSVDKPEEVEYRLLLLSTTEDTLIGNLPFYKSVRFLKDYVVEDKFPLVLLRGLTLEDMKIFVQNMEVALQEEQTIREICEQTDELLQAETIAPETVEAVFHSRHVKTYTFEQVYFPSGTLMAADPICELQSMYVPVIKETIPSGYYPITIGILDSELVGIRMTGMRLKVTEEEALSYQAATMYKAKDKKEFRAAFPVDAGMSTFCDKEAAESYWKVLYAWYKEHPNGNWYNDYLADLFKESAEAYPDLQREGGDFIRFKIPESNNEIVMVATGFGDGIYQVFWGVDKNGKRCELVTLFVDPRKA, encoded by the coding sequence TAAGAATAAAGATATAAAAGAAACGAATCATACTTCATGGGAAAGCTGCCATAAAGCACAGCCGAATATGTACGAAAAAGACGGGAAAAGATATATGTTCTTTACTTTAAAAGAAGGGGTAGATACCGTTTTATGTTTACAACCGGCAGAAGTGTATTCCGTAGATAAACCGGAAGAAGTAGAATATCGTTTGTTGCTATTAAGTACGACAGAAGACACCCTTATTGGTAATTTACCTTTTTACAAAAGTGTACGTTTTTTAAAAGACTATGTAGTAGAAGATAAATTTCCGCTAGTATTACTTCGTGGACTTACTCTTGAAGATATGAAAATCTTTGTTCAAAATATGGAAGTGGCATTGCAAGAAGAGCAGACCATTAGAGAAATTTGTGAACAAACAGATGAACTGTTACAAGCAGAAACCATCGCACCGGAAACAGTAGAGGCAGTATTTCATTCACGACATGTTAAGACATATACTTTTGAACAAGTGTATTTCCCGTCCGGCACGTTAATGGCGGCAGATCCTATTTGTGAATTGCAATCCATGTATGTTCCGGTAATAAAAGAAACTATTCCGTCAGGATATTACCCAATTACTATTGGGATATTGGACTCTGAGTTGGTCGGTATACGAATGACAGGTATGCGTCTCAAAGTGACAGAAGAGGAAGCGTTGTCATATCAAGCGGCAACAATGTATAAAGCTAAAGATAAAAAGGAATTTCGAGCAGCTTTTCCGGTGGATGCAGGCATGTCTACATTCTGTGATAAGGAAGCGGCAGAAAGTTATTGGAAAGTATTGTATGCATGGTATAAAGAACACCCCAATGGAAATTGGTATAATGACTACTTAGCCGATTTATTTAAAGAAAGTGCAGAAGCATATCCTGACTTACAAAGAGAAGGCGGTGACTTTATCCGCTTTAAAATTCCGGAGTCTAACAATGAAATAGTCATGGTTGCTACCGGTTTCGGCGATGGTATCTATCAAGTGTTCTGGGGCGTGGATAAGAATGGAAAGCGTTGTGAATTAGTGACCTTATTTGTAGACCCACGTAAAGCGTAA